From the Patescibacteria group bacterium genome, the window CTCGAAAATTTGTATCTCATTCCATCCTTAACTTCAAGGGGCTGTCCGCACCAATGCACGTTTTGCATAAACGCGATTTTAAAAAATCGCTTTAGGCCCCGGTCTTCAGAACAAGTAATCCGCGACTTAGAAATTATCCAGGCGAAGAGCTATTTTAAAAATAAGAAAATAAGGTTTTGGGACGAGAATTTTTTCGTGGATATAAATCGGGCCAAATCGATCGTGGACGGGATGATTTCCCGGAGGCTTATTATACCCTGGGAAACGACGGTCCGGGCTAACTATCTTCGCGCCGGAATGATTGACGGCGAATTTATGGCCCGCATAAAGAAATCCGGCTGTTATCTTTTGTCTTTTGGCGCCGAGTCGGGGAGCCCGGCAATTTTAAAAAAAATAAAGAAAGGAATTACGCCGGAAGAAATTATTAATTCGGCCAAGATGTGCTTAAGGCATGATATTATTCCCCAGTATTCGTTTATGATCGGACTTCCCGGAGAAACTAAGAAAGACATGAAGATGACTCTTCGGCTGATAGACGAACTGTTATCTTTGAGCGATAAAGTGCAAATTCTCGGACCCCAGGCTTTCCGGCCATATCCCGGGTCTGAACTTTATTCCGAATGCGTTAAGTCCGGCTGGCGTTCGCCTGGCAGTCTGGAAGAGTGGGCCGAACTCGCGCGAAATGAATTAAGCTACCTGGCCGTTAAAAACTTTCCCTGGGTAAAGGACAAAAGCTATGTCGAATCAATGGAAGCTTATGTTCGTTTCGGCGCTCATAGCTTAAAAAGCTCCCTTGGTTCTTCGGTTAAGGCGGGTAAATGGCTAAAGCTCGGATTCGTTTTATTATGCAAACTGCGCTGGAAGCTGAAATTTTTTTATTTTCCCGTTGAATTCAAGCTGGCTAAATATTTTGTTGTTGGAAAATAATTTGAGCCTTAGACTGGACAGTAATGCAATCTCAATTAAGGAGCCTTAGCCTGTTATAGAGTAATCTTTATTAACCTTATGAAGATATTATCATTAAGCCTGGACAGTAATTATGCCAAACCTGATTCGCCGGTTTCTTTGCGGACCAAAGAATACGGGGCGCTGGCGGATCTTTACTGGGTTATTGCCCCGGGAGAAAGGGGCGCCAACCTGGAGCTAGGTGAAAAAGTTAAGGTAATTTTTTCGGGCGGGCATACGAAGCCAGTAAGGCTCGCGCGGATTTACCATATTGCCAGCCGGGTCATTAAGGAAAATAAATTCGATGTAATAACCGTGCAAGACGCATATTTTCTAGCCATGCTCGGCTGGGTTATTGCTAAAAGATTTGATCTGGGCCTGGAATTGCAAATCCACGGGTTTGAAAAATTTTTTGGACTAAGAAAAATTATTGCTAAGTTCGTTCTTCCTAAAGCCGATTCAATTAGAACTGTAAGCCAAAGGATGAAAAATTTTCTAATCAATAATTTTAATATCAAGGAAAAGGCAGTAACGGCTGTTCCGGTTTATTATGACGTAAAAAGGCCGGCCGTTCCCGAATTCAGGCATTCCGCGTCCGGCCAGCCGGATGGCGAAAAAGAAATTTTTGTATTTTTAACTGTTGCCAGGCTGGCGGCAGTTAAAAGGATTGATTCGCAGGTTATGGCACTGGCGCAAATTGTAAAAAAATTTCCCCAAGCCAGGTTATGGATTGCCGGTTCAGGTCCGGAGGAGAAAAGGCTTAAAGAACTGGCCCGGAAAACACAGCTTGAAAACTACGTCCAATTCTTCGGCTGGCAGGAGAATCCGGATGAATTTTATTCCCGGGCCGGCGCCTACCTCCTTACTTCGGATTCGGAAGGCTGGGGAATGTCGGTAATTGAGGCGGCGGCTTACGGACTGCCGATAATCATGACCGACGCCGGCTGCGCCGGAGAAATAATAATTAATGGAGAAAGCGGAATAGTAGTACCGGCCGGAAATACGCGTGAATTAATTAGAAGCATGGAATTGCTGATTAGTGATCCGGAGCTAAGGAAAAAACTCGGCCAAGGGGCAAAAGCGGCTTTAAAAAAATTAAAAACCAAGGAAGAAACTTTGAAGCTCTACAAAAAGAGCTGGGAGCGGGCAATAATAAAATAAAAAGCATTTATATCTTACGATATAACTTTCATTCGCTCGTCCCGCATCCCGCGGGGCTCGCTTATATCAATTATGAAAACTTTATCAATAGTCATTCCAGTTTATAATGAAGAAAATACGATTTTAAAAATTATCGGAGCTATTGAGTCAGTGGACCTGCGGGAGATTAACAAGCAATTAATTATCGTTGATGACAAATCAATTGACGGCACCAGGAAAATTCTGGAAGGAATAAAAGGAAAATACAAGGTAATTTTTAAGGAAGAGAATGGCGGAAAGGGAAGCGCCATCCGGACGGGTTTTAGGGAAGCCCAAGGCGACATAGTTCTAGTCCAGGATGCTGACCTGGAATATGATCCGGAAGAATATCCGAAGCTGATTTCTCCTATTTTAGACGGTAAAGCCGACGTAGTGTACGGTTCGAGGTTTATGGGAGGCGAGCCGCACCGGGTGCTTTATTTTTGGCATTCGGCCGCCAATAAACTGCTTACTCTTTTATGCAACATCTTCAGCGGCTTGAATTTAACTGACATGGAAACCGGCTATAAAGTTTTTACCCGGGAGGCGCTAGGAAAGTTAGCGCCCAGGCTTACCGCCAATCGTTTCGGCATTGAACCGGAAATGACCATCAAAATCGCCCGGTTAAAGCTTCGGGTTTATGAAGTGGGAATTTCTTACTCCGGCCGGACTTATGCCGAAGGAAAAAAAATAAATTGGAAAGACGGCTTTGCCGCCGTCTGGCATATAATCAAATACGGGATCATTTCTTAATATATGAAGCTTTTAGTAATAACCCAAAAGGTGGATATTAATGACGATCTTTTAGGCTTCTTTCATAAGTGGCTGGAAGAGCTGGCGGCGCGCTGGGAGAAGCTAACCGTAATCACCCTTGGCCAGGGAGAGACGAAACTGCCGGCTAATGTCCGGGTCTTAAGCCTGGGAAAGGAAAAAGGGGCGCCCAGAATGTTTAGAAAATCCATTTACACATGGAATTTTTTTAAGCTGATTATAAGGGAACGGAAAAATTATGACGCGGTTTTTGTCCACATGAACCAGGAATACGTAATCCTCGGCGGCCTTCTTTGGAAATTGTGGAATAAAAAAATCGGCTTTTGGTACGTCCATAAAAAAGTGAGCTTTAAACTGCGGCTGGCCGAAAAGCTGGCGGATTATATTTTTACCGCTTCCGAAGAAGGCTTTAGGCTGGGGTCAAAAAAAGTTTTGATCACTGGCCATGGTATTAATACGGAACAGTTTAGTCCGGCAAAAGCGGAAAGAAAACCAGAGGGCGCCTTTAAAATAATTTACGTCGGACGCATCAGCCCGATAAAAAATCAAAAGTTATTGGTCGAGGCTTTGGATATATTGGTGAATAAAAAAGGCATCACTGATTCGCGGATTAAATTTATCGGCGCGCCGGTTTATCCTGAAGATGAAGCTTACTTAGGACAATTGAAAGAAGCGGTTAGGAGGGATAAGCTGGAAGGGTGCGTGGACTTCATCGGCAGCGTCCCATACCGGGAAATCTCTAAATATTATGCCGAGGCCGATTTGGCCGTAAATTTATGCCCAACCGGCGGGATGGACAAGGCGGTTTTGGAAGCTATGGCCGCCGGGCTGCCGGTCATTGCCTATAATAAAGCTTTTGTTTCTTTGTTTGGACAATATGCCGGTCTAATGGTATTGGAAAATGACGACAAGATAGAGCTGGCAAAAAAAATAACGGCCCTGAAAATTCTGCCTTTAGGCGAGAAGATAGTTTTGTCGGAGCGCTTAATATCTATAGTAAAGGAGAGATACAGTTTGGGAAATTTGATTGAAAAGATAACCAAAAAATTCCAAAGCCGCGAATAATGATTGTATGGCAAAAAAAGTTGCGTTAATCTCTTTGTACGCCGGGAGCGCCCGGGGCATACCGCCCCTGGGGTCTTTGTATTTGGCGACAGCTTTAAAAAAAAAGGGAATAGGCGCAAAAATTTTCCATGCTGACGCCGGACAGCTCGAAGAACTAATTTCAAAAATCAGGAGCTATTGTCCGGATTTGGCTGGTATGTCGGTTTTTACCGGCCATTTAAATAAAAAGTATGTCCAATTGTCGAAAGAACTAAAAAAGGAAGGATACCAAACCGTTTGGGGAAACGCCCACCCTTCGCTCTTGCCGAATGAAGTGTTAAAAGAAAACTACGTCGATTTTATTATAATCGGAGAAGGGGAAGAAGCCTTGGCCGAGCTGGCGGAAAGCCTTGACGCCAGGGACCAATTCGCCCGGATAAAAAATCTTGGCTACAAAGATGATTCAGGCGGAATCCATATCAATCCCCGGCGGGAATTTTCCGATATTGATGAATATTTAATTGATTGGTCCCTAATAAATCTGGAAGAGTACATAATTCCGTATTTTTCCGGCCGCTTCCAAAGGACTTTGGCGGTTGTAAGTTCCCGGGGCTGTCCGTATAATTGCCAGTTCTGCTACAACCTGGTTTTTAATAACCGGCGGTGGCGGGCCCATTCTCCGGAAAAAATTGCCGCTAACCTGGAGCCGATAATAAAGAAGTACGGGATTGAAGCTATCCGGTTTCTTGATGATAATTTTTTTGTTGACAAAGAAAGGGCTTTTAAGATCGTAGAGGCGCTCGGTCTTCCATTTTCCGCCGACTGCCGGGTGGAATACATAACTGAAGATTTTGTCAGCCGGCTGAAATCGGCCAAATGCCTTGAGCTTACTTTCGGTTTTGAATCCGGGTCAGACAGAATTTTAAAGGAAGTAATAAAAAAGGGAACTGGCACGGCGGAAATTATCCGGGCGGTAACGCTTTTGTCCGGCTCGGGGATAATTGCCTCGGCTGGAATAATTTTCGGAGCGCCGACCGAGACTAAAAGCGAATATCTGGAAACTTTGAATTTTATCATCCGGCTTCTGAAAATCAATCCTAATCTGGCTTTTACCTGCGGATGGTTTCTGCCTTATCCCGGAACCGGACTTTACGAAAAATCCAAGGAACTCGGGTTCCGGCCGCCCCAGAGCATTGAGGAGTGGGATAAGTTTGACCGCTGGAGGGATGATTACGAGATGGAGTGGGTTGGCTGGGACGCTAAAAGAGCGGTAAAATACTCAAGGCGGTTTGTTCATCTTCTGGCCCTGGCTTATAAAAGGAACATCCCGATTTTAAAATCGCTGTTAAAATGGAGGGCTGGCCGCGCTAATTTCAGTTTTCCGCTGGATATATATATATTTTCCCGCTTGAGGCAAATTTACCTTTTTGAAAGCGGTGAAAAAGCCCATAACCGGATTATCAAAAAAATTCTCAATTTCATTATTAAATCCGCCCGCGCGGCGAAAAAAATATGACCCGGGAAAAATTTTTATTTAAGCATTTAGGCGCGGGAAAAATTCTTGATATCGGCAATTTAGGCGGAGGAGCCAGAATCCATAAGGAGATTATCAGCCGTTTTCCCGGAGCGGAGGTTTATGGCCTTGATTCGCAAAGCGCCGGCGGGCTCGGTTTTAGTTTTCCCAATCAAGCGGCCGGGCGGGCGGAAGACCTTCCTTATCCGGATAACCACTTTGATTTTATATATTTAGGTGAAGTTTTGGAGCATAGCTGGGAGCCGAAGAAAATTACCGACGAGTGCTTTCGGGCTTTAAAGTTTGGGGGAGTATTGGTTCTTGATACCCCTAATATTTATGCTCTTTCCCGGATGCTCCGTTATTTTTTCACCGGCCGGGACATAATCCTTGGGGATCCGGACCACAAAATATTTTTTTCCCGAGCTATGCTTTCAAATCTTCTCGATAAATCCGGATTTGATGTCTTAGATCTTTTGAGTGATGGACTCTGCACAATTAAATGCCGGAATTTTCGATTGCCTGGAATTGGGCCGTTTAACTATATGGGCGAGCACCTTCTTTGCGCCTGCCGAAAGAAATAATTTTAAGAGTCGGCACAATAAATATAGTAGTAATATGGAAAGCCAAAATAATGATCATTGCGTGCGTGATGCCGGCAAAAAAACATCATACGCCAACAACTTTAATAAGTATTGCGACCCTAATCGCTGGGCCAGCTACTGGCACCAAATAAACAGCGTTTTAGGTTGTAGGGCGGAAAAAGTACTGGAAATCGGGATCGGCGACCGGGTGCTGGCCAACTACTTAAAAAGTAATACTAGCATTGATTATCATTCGGTTGACGTTTCACCGGATTTGTGTCCGGATATCGTTAACAGTATTGACGACCTTAAGGATATAGAGGATAATTTTTTTGATGTGGTTTGCGCTTTTGAAGTATTGGAACACCTGCCTTATGAGAAATTTAATAAAGCGCTGGGCGAACTTTACCGGGTGTCCAGCCGGCATGTCATTTTAAGCCTTCCTCACTGGGGCCGGCATTTTTCTTTTGATTTCCGCCTGCCTTTTATAAAAAGGATAAGATGGCAGATAAAGCTCCAAATATTCGGAAAAAAGCATAAATTCGACGGCCATCATTTTTGGGAGCTGGGGAAGAGGGGCTATAGCCTGAAGAGGGTAAAAAGTGAGCTAGTAAAGGCCGGTTTTAAAATTGAAAAAGATTATATTGCCTTTGAGTCGCCCTATCACCACTTTTTTATTTTGAAAAAATAATTTATGAGATTTTCTTTAGTAATACCCGCCTATAACGAATCATCCAGCCTGAATTCGGCGATTAGTCCGCTTATGGATGAAATCGAGAAAGTTGAGACTGATTTTGAAATAATTTTAGTGGACAACGGTTCGACCGATGATACCCGGGAACGGCTGGCCGGATTAGAGAAAATTTTCCCCCGGCTAAAAACTGTAAGGGTTTTTCCGAATCAGGGATATGGAAACGGAATCCTGGCCGGCCTGAAGTCGGCCCGGGGCGAGATTATCGGCTGGACTCACGCCGATAATCAGATAGCCCCGGCTGATATCGTCCGCGCTTACCAAAAAATGCTTAATGAAAATCTCCAATTATGCAAAGCAGTTCGAAAAGAAAGAGAATCCGGCTGGCGCCGGACACAAAGCCGGGCCTATAATTTTATCTTTCACCGGCTTTTTAAATCCGGCCTTCGCGATATTAATTCGCCCCCAAAGATTTTTTCGCGTTCGCTTTATGAAAAAATAAATTTATGCTCTTTAGGCTGGTTTATTGATCCGGAATTGGTAATCAAAGCCCTTCGCGAAGGGGCGAAAATCGGAGAAGTTGAAATTTCCTGGAAACCCCGAGAAGGAAGCCGGTCGAAGGTATCTTTGACCGCCTCTTTGGATTTTTTATTCAACATGATAAAGTACAGGCTCAACTTTGATTAGAAAAAATATGGAAACAGAAAAATCGCTTGATGTCTCGCAAATCCCGGTGGTAATTTTCTGCGGAGGGCGGGGCACCAGGCTAAAAGAAGAAACGGAAATAATTCCCAAACCGCTGGTTCGAGTCGGCGGCAAGCCGATTTTGTGGCATATAATGAAAATCTACTATGCCCAGGGTTTCCGTAAGTTCGTCCTCTTAATTGGCTATAAAGGAGAGCTGATTAAAGAATACTTTTGCCGCTATCATCTGCATCAATGCGATTTTACCATCCGCCCTAAGGACAAGCGGCGTGAAATTATTTACCACAGCCTTCCGGCTGAAGACTGGGAAATTAGCTTCATAGATACTGGAGCCGACACCCAGACCGGTGCCAGGCTAAAAGGCGCGGAAAAGCTTTTGAAAGGCCGGCTTTTTATGCTTACTTACGGCGACGGGGTGGCGGACGTTGATCTTTCCCGGCTTTTGAAAGTCCATAACCAGGAAAAGAAAATGATTACTATCACCGGAGTTTTTCCGCCCAGCCGTTTCGGAGAAATAATTATGGAAGGCAATTCGGTGGTTGGGTTTTGGGAGAAGCCGCAGGTGCAAAGCGGGTATATTAACGGCGGATTCTTTGCCGTTAACCCGGAGATTTTTGATCACCTGGCTGGCGACGATTCATTGAACTTTGAAAAAGACGTTTTGTCCCGGCTGGCCAAAGAAGGAAATATGGCTGCCTGCCCGCACAACGGCTATTGGCAGTGCATGGATACGGTCAGGGACATGGAGCTGTTAAATGAGGTATGGCAAAGCGGAGCGGCTCCCTGGAAGGTTTGGTAGATAATTTCTTGCCCCGCTTTTTATATGGCTTTATGTTTTATTTTTGTTCATAGGGCCGCCTGTCAAGCAAATTGGCTATGAAAAAAACAGATACAATTCTTTTAACCGGCGGGACTGGATTTTTAGGAAGCCAAATATTAAAATTGCTGGCTAAAAAGGGGCAAAGGGTGATTGTTTTAAAAAGGAAAAATTCAGACCTATCCCGTGTCAGGGGTGTGGTAAAGAAAAATAGGATAATCTATGTCGATTTAAAACCCGGCTTTTCTAATGCCGGCGCAATTTTTAGGAAATATAAAATTGATTATGTAATTCATGCGGCGACCTGCTATGGCCGGAAGGGGGAACCGGAATCAAAGGTAATAGAAGCAAACTTAACCCTGCCTCTTCTCTTGTTGGGAACGGGGATAACGAGCGGCGTAAAGGGTTTTATTAACGCCGATACCTTTACCAGAGACAAAAAATGGATTTATGCCCGAACCAAGGAGGAGCTGGTTAGCCGGGCAAAAAAAATGGTTAAAGGGAAAAAAATAAAGTTCATCAATTTAAAGATTGAACATATGTACGGGCCGGGCGACAGCGCCCATAAATTTATCCCTTGGGTAATCGGCGAGCTAAAAAGAAACGCCCCGGCAATTTCTTTTACTAAAGGCCGGCAAAAAAGAGACTTAGTCTGCGTGGAAGATGCATCAAGGGCATTTTTCAAAGCCATAGAAAATTTTAGCGCATTAGCTAATTTTCAGGAATTTGAAATCGGAACCGGCCAAAGCCGCTCGATTCGAAAATTGGTTTTAATGATAAAAAAAATGACGGGCAATAATACTTCCCGGCTTAATTGGGGGGCTCTGCCTTACAAAGAAGGGGAAGCGATGGATTCCAGGGCGCGGGTTTCCCGCAACAAGAAATTAAAGTGGCGGGCAGAGTACGATTTAAAAAATGGCCTTAAAAAAACGCTTGAGTATTATTTATCAAATAAATGAATACAGTTCTCATTAATCCTCCGCTCAATCTGGATTTGCGCCAAAATATTTTTTCCACCCAATATCCTCTGAATTTAGGCTATCTGGGAGCGGTTCTGGAAAAGAATGGTTTTTCAGTCAAGCTCTACGATTACGCGGTCGAAAATTTTAACGAGGAAGAATTCCTGCGGCGGATAAAAGATGATGGTGTCCGATTGGCCGGCGTGACGGCTATGACCAACACTATCATATCCGCCGGACGGCTGATTCGAATTTTGAAGAAAAATTTTCCGGAAGTAACAACGGTTTTAGGAGGAACTCATCCGACCGCATTGCCTGAAAGAACTTTCGAAGAAATTCCCGAGCTGGACTATATTATAATGGGGGAAGGAGAACTTACGCTCCTGGAGCTTTGCAAAACTCTGGAAAATTCCGGCAGTACGGGAAATATTCAAGGGTTGGCCTTCCGGGAAGAAGACGGAACAATCGTAAAGAATCCCCGCCGTCCGCTAATAGAGGATTTGGACGTCCTGCCTTTTCCCAGCCGCGATTTATCGCGCCCCGAACTATATTGCCGCTCGCATACTTCCCGGGGGATTTCCAGGAAGTTTTTAAAAATCGCCGAACTGATGACTTCCCGAGGCTGCCCTAGCCAGTGTATTTTCTGCGCGGGACACATCAGTTATGGCTACCGGGTAAGGTTTAGGAGCGCCGAAAATGTTTTAGCCGAAGCCGAGGAGTGCGTTAGGAAATACGGCATCCAGCACTTCACCATACTAGACGACACTTTTACCCTGAAGCCGGAAAGGACTGCCGCTATTTGCGAAGGCTTGAAAAAAATGGGGGCTACCTTTGACTGCAATACCCGGGTGAACGCGGTAAGCCGGGAGTTGATAGTTAAAATGGCGGAAACCGGCTGCAAAAAAATTTCTTTCGGAATCGAATCCGGGAGCCAGAGGATGTTAAAACTGATAAAAAAAGGGACTACGGTAGAAGAGATAAAAAGAGCGGTGGGTTGGGCCCGCGAAGCCGGAATCCATATTGTTGAGGGGACTTTTATCCTGGGTTCGCACCCGGCAGAGACCCGAAGCGATATTGAAGAAACGCTTAAATTAATGAAAGAACTTGATTTAGATTTTATTTCTTACGGCATTATTGTTCCTTTTCCGGGAACCGAGGTTTATGAAATTATGCTTCTAAAAGGCCTCCTTTCCCCCAAAGTTTCCTGGGACAAGTTTGTTTTTGCCGGTGAGCCTCCCTGGCGGATTGAAAATTTTTCCGCTAGCGAGCTTTTAAAAATCCAAAAGCGAGTCTATCGGGAATTTTTTCTGCGTCCGGGTTACGTTTTAAAGCGGATCAAAAGGACAAATATTCGGGAATTGAAATATTATTCTGGCGCTTTAGCTGATTTTATCAAAAACTTGATATGAAAAATTTTTATCGGGATAAAAAGATACTTATTACCGGCCATACCGGATTCAAGGGAGCCTGGCTTACTCAAATTTTGTTAAACTGGGGCGCAGATATCGCCGGCCTTTCTCTTCTGCCGGAGACCGAACCCAGTCTTTTTGAGGTTTTGGGACTGCAAAAAAAAATTACTAATTATTTTTATGATATAAGAGATTACTCGCTGGTTAGAAAGGTTGTTTTAAAAGAAAGGCCGGAGATTGTTTTCCATTTGGCCGCCCAAGCGCTGGTAAGGGAAAGTTATGACGATCCGATAAAAACTTTTGCCACCAACACTATGGGCACCGTCCATATTCTTCACGCTATCCGCGAAGCAGGATGCGTAAAATCAGCGGTAATTATTACAACTGACAAAGTTTATAAAAATGCCGGCCAAAACCGTCCCCAAAAAGAGGCGGATCCCCTGGGCGGGCATGATCCTTATAGCGCGAGCAAGGCCGCCGCGGAGATGGTGATTGAATCTTATGCCAAGTCTTTTTTTAATCCGGCGGACTTTAGAAAAAATCACAACACTTTAATCGCCAGCGCCCGCGCCGGAAATGTAATCGGGGGAGGCGATTGGGCCCGGGACCGGCTTATCCCGGATTTTATAAGATCGGCCTGCGAAAAGAAAAATAAATTAACAATCAGAAAGCCCAAAGCCATCCGGCCCTGGCAGTATGTTCTGGATCCGCTTTCCGGGTATTTAATTCTTGCCAAAAGGCTTCATGCCGGGGAAAAGAAATTGAGTTCAGCCTGGAATTTCGGCCCCCCAAAAAGAAGTTTTGTTTCGGTAGAGGAAATTATGAAGAAGCTCTCAATTATGCTAGGCGAGGCGGATTATAAGATAAGACCACAAAACGATAAGCCCGAAGCCGATGTATTAAAGCTTGATGCTAGTAAAGCCGAAAAACTATTGGGCTGGACGCCGAAATATAATCTGGATCAAAGCCTTGAGTGCGCGATGGAATGGTACAAAGGCTATTATTCTGATCCCGGCCACATCTTAAAATTGACCGATAATCAAAT encodes:
- the rfbG gene encoding CDP-glucose 4,6-dehydratase, whose product is MKNFYRDKKILITGHTGFKGAWLTQILLNWGADIAGLSLLPETEPSLFEVLGLQKKITNYFYDIRDYSLVRKVVLKERPEIVFHLAAQALVRESYDDPIKTFATNTMGTVHILHAIREAGCVKSAVIITTDKVYKNAGQNRPQKEADPLGGHDPYSASKAAAEMVIESYAKSFFNPADFRKNHNTLIASARAGNVIGGGDWARDRLIPDFIRSACEKKNKLTIRKPKAIRPWQYVLDPLSGYLILAKRLHAGEKKLSSAWNFGPPKRSFVSVEEIMKKLSIMLGEADYKIRPQNDKPEADVLKLDASKAEKLLGWTPKYNLDQSLECAMEWYKGYYSDPGHILKLTDNQIKRFFN